One Spirochaetota bacterium genomic window, TTTTTCCAAACTTATCAACAGAGAGGATATCGCAAAGATAAAATTATATACCAACAAAGTGGAAAATAAATTTTTACATAATAACAACCGAACCATAAATATTGACCCTGGCTATCTTACATTGTCCAATGTATTTTTAGCTTCATGTAAGGACTATTTTCACCGTGTGTATGTGGGCAAAGGTGTGTATGTTGAAAATGAATATCGGTATGTTGCCAAACACTACCAGCCATGGGAATGGACATATCCGGATTATCGCAAAAAAGAATATATACAATTTTTTGAAACACTGCGATCAATCTACTATGA contains:
- a CDS encoding DUF4416 family protein, producing the protein MAQPSIPQKAKLFIGLLTARDDVLFGAINILKKKYGTIDLQSDPIPFSHTDYYSTIGKNLYKVFISFSKLINREDIAKIKLYTNKVENKFLHNNNRTINIDPGYLTLSNVFLASCKDYFHRVYVGKGVYVENEYRYVAKHYQPWEWTYPDYRKKEYIQFFETLRSIYYEQIKQR